The following are encoded together in the Planctomycetia bacterium genome:
- a CDS encoding HDOD domain-containing protein → MPALEISPAEAEARLARFARTVDEISTLPHVAMRVLEVAQDPDASVSQLKGVLEQDVSLTARVLRCVNSSLFGLRVKVTNLQTAVAYLGFNQVRNLAVTASVAEIFRGGEPIGTYHREELWKHLVSVGICARMIAMRQRLQIFEDAFLAGLLHDIGIVLLDQHAHTGFCEVIAALKSNVPLVEVEKAILGFDHTEAGERIAASWKFPEAARDAIRYHHRAGDYRGEHGAIVRCVELANGICTLKGITSVGVKLAKVSPTTLSSLGISREDLLVLANDLDAELKRSAELFSM, encoded by the coding sequence ATGCCTGCCCTTGAGATTTCTCCCGCCGAGGCCGAAGCTCGGCTGGCGCGCTTTGCGCGCACCGTGGATGAAATCTCCACCTTGCCGCACGTGGCGATGCGCGTGCTGGAAGTCGCCCAAGATCCCGACGCCAGCGTCTCGCAACTCAAGGGCGTGCTCGAACAGGACGTCTCGCTGACGGCCCGGGTGCTGCGCTGCGTCAACTCGTCGCTCTTTGGCCTGCGCGTCAAGGTGACGAATCTTCAAACCGCGGTCGCGTACCTGGGGTTCAACCAGGTCCGCAATCTGGCCGTGACCGCCAGCGTCGCCGAGATCTTTCGCGGCGGCGAACCGATCGGCACGTACCATCGCGAAGAATTATGGAAGCACCTGGTCTCGGTCGGCATCTGCGCGCGGATGATCGCCATGCGCCAGCGGCTGCAGATTTTCGAAGACGCCTTCCTCGCCGGACTGCTGCACGATATCGGCATTGTGCTGCTCGATCAGCACGCGCACACCGGGTTCTGCGAGGTGATTGCCGCGCTGAAATCGAACGTGCCGCTCGTGGAAGTCGAGAAGGCGATCCTGGGCTTCGACCACACGGAAGCGGGCGAACGGATCGCTGCGAGTTGGAAATTCCCCGAGGCGGCCCGCGACGCCATTCGCTATCACCATCGCGCCGGGGACTATCGCGGCGAACACGGCGCGATCGTGCGCTGCGTGGAACTGGCGAACGGCATTTGCACGCTGAAGGGCATCACCAGTGTCGGCGTCAAGCTGGCCAAGGTTTCGCCCACGACGCTGTCATCGCTCGGCATCAGCCGCGAAGACTTGCTGGTGCTGGCGAACGACCTGGACGCCGAGTTGAAACGCAGCGCCGAACTGTTTTCCATGTAG
- a CDS encoding YkgJ family cysteine cluster protein yields MITNLRPNKIDRDDLPPGACLCDYCTAKCCKYFALPIETPTERKDFDYLRWFLLHGQATVFIEDDTWYLLVHTQCKHLQPDNRCGIYMTRPEICREYSTDNCEYDDTYVYDRYFETPEQVVDYTEAVFKPLDGGSIRSPRPELLPIL; encoded by the coding sequence ATGATCACGAATCTGCGCCCGAACAAAATCGACCGCGACGACCTCCCCCCCGGGGCGTGCCTCTGCGACTACTGCACGGCCAAGTGCTGCAAGTACTTTGCCCTGCCGATCGAGACGCCGACCGAACGGAAGGATTTCGACTACCTCCGCTGGTTCCTGCTGCACGGCCAGGCCACGGTCTTCATCGAAGACGACACCTGGTACCTGCTCGTCCACACGCAATGCAAGCACCTCCAGCCGGACAACCGCTGCGGGATCTATATGACGCGCCCGGAGATCTGCCGCGAGTATTCCACGGACAACTGCGAGTACGACGACACCTACGTCTACGACCGCTACTTCGAAACGCCGGAACAGGTCGTGGATTACACCGAAGCCGTCTTCAAGCCGCTCGACGGCGGCTCGATCCGCAGCCCGCGCCCGGAATTGTTGCCGATTTTGTAG
- the hisS gene encoding histidine--tRNA ligase, with protein MSAARITPRTLKGFRDYLPEAMIPRERLIDTARRVYRSYGFSPIDTPALEYLEVLTGKGSDETDKQLYKFQDHGERWVGLRFDLTVPLARFAAQHYQALGTPFKRYHIGTVWRGENTQRGRYREFMQCDFDTIGTESLTSDIETALVIHDLFVALELPDVTIRVNNRLVLNGLLAKLGLADRATAVLRALDKLAKIGPEKVAAELVEHAGATTMQANDVLRMAGLTGTNADILRELGPLVAGNPQGEAGVAQLADLLAAVVAAGVAPERIAIDVSIARGLDYYTGTIFETFLEKLPTIGSVCSGGRYDNLAELFTSQPLPGIGASLGLDRLLAAMEELGMVEKIATTAPIFIPQFDAAHLHDYLRLAADIRRAGFGVEVYPDAKPLGKQLKYADRRGFRLALIAGGDEWQAGTIQVKDLRAGASSTLPRTDLTMRLAELLGMAQ; from the coding sequence TTGTCCGCCGCTCGCATTACTCCCCGCACGCTCAAAGGTTTTCGCGACTACTTGCCCGAGGCGATGATTCCGCGCGAGCGGTTGATCGATACGGCGCGGCGCGTGTATCGCTCCTATGGCTTCAGCCCGATCGACACGCCGGCGCTCGAATACCTGGAAGTGCTGACGGGCAAAGGGAGCGACGAGACGGACAAGCAACTCTACAAGTTTCAGGATCACGGCGAACGCTGGGTCGGCTTGCGGTTCGATCTCACGGTGCCGCTAGCGCGGTTCGCGGCACAGCACTATCAAGCGCTCGGCACGCCGTTCAAGCGCTACCACATCGGCACGGTCTGGCGCGGCGAGAACACGCAGCGCGGCCGCTATCGCGAATTCATGCAGTGCGATTTCGACACGATCGGCACGGAGAGCCTGACGTCCGACATCGAAACGGCGCTGGTAATTCACGACTTGTTCGTGGCGCTCGAATTGCCGGACGTGACCATCCGCGTCAACAATCGGCTCGTGCTGAACGGTTTGCTCGCCAAGCTCGGCCTGGCGGATCGCGCCACGGCGGTGCTCCGCGCGCTCGATAAACTCGCCAAGATCGGCCCCGAAAAAGTCGCGGCGGAGTTGGTCGAACATGCCGGCGCGACGACGATGCAAGCGAACGACGTTCTGCGGATGGCGGGGCTCACAGGCACGAATGCCGACATCCTCCGCGAACTCGGGCCGCTCGTCGCCGGGAATCCGCAAGGCGAGGCGGGCGTCGCGCAATTGGCCGATCTGCTGGCCGCCGTCGTGGCCGCTGGCGTGGCGCCGGAGCGAATTGCCATCGACGTCTCGATCGCCCGAGGGTTGGACTACTACACAGGCACGATCTTCGAAACGTTCCTGGAAAAACTGCCCACCATCGGCAGCGTCTGTTCGGGCGGGCGCTACGACAACCTGGCGGAATTGTTTACCAGCCAGCCGCTGCCGGGGATCGGCGCGTCGCTGGGACTCGATCGGTTGCTGGCGGCGATGGAAGAACTGGGCATGGTGGAAAAAATCGCCACCACGGCGCCGATCTTCATTCCGCAGTTCGACGCCGCGCATCTGCACGACTATCTGCGGTTGGCCGCCGACATTCGCCGCGCCGGGTTCGGCGTGGAAGTGTATCCCGACGCCAAGCCGCTGGGCAAGCAACTCAAGTACGCCGATCGCCGCGGTTTTCGCCTGGCCCTGATCGCCGGCGGCGACGAATGGCAAGCCGGCACGATTCAGGTCAAGGACTTGCGCGCCGGCGCCAGCAGCACGCTGCCCAGAACGGACCTGACCATGCGCTTAGCCGAGTTGCTGGGGATGGCACAGTAA
- a CDS encoding HYExAFE family protein, giving the protein MANRTNHYEAATEAYLRLLGIPYLAIDEQRRSLLGNVSVKNLDFVVTAPGGASWLVDVKGRRFPAGRGRQFWKNWSTRDDLDSMARWEQLFGPRAAGLFVFAYHLVGRESPVPADQVYEFRGELYAFVGVRLADYVRDAKQISPRWQTLSLPTQRFRQCARPLAQWLTPPPPMLTDVLPLDGPLVSAWD; this is encoded by the coding sequence ATGGCCAACCGCACCAATCACTACGAAGCCGCCACGGAAGCCTATCTACGACTTCTCGGCATACCGTACTTAGCGATTGACGAACAGCGCCGCAGTCTCTTAGGAAACGTGTCCGTCAAAAATCTCGACTTCGTCGTCACCGCGCCGGGCGGCGCTTCGTGGCTGGTGGACGTCAAGGGACGGCGCTTTCCCGCAGGCCGCGGACGCCAGTTCTGGAAAAACTGGTCGACCCGCGACGATCTCGATAGCATGGCCCGCTGGGAGCAGTTGTTCGGACCGCGCGCGGCGGGACTGTTCGTGTTCGCCTATCACCTCGTCGGGCGCGAATCGCCCGTGCCCGCCGACCAGGTGTACGAGTTTCGCGGCGAGCTCTACGCCTTCGTCGGCGTGCGCTTAGCCGACTACGTGCGCGACGCCAAGCAAATCTCGCCGCGCTGGCAAACGCTGTCGCTGCCGACGCAGCGCTTTCGCCAGTGCGCGCGCCCGCTGGCGCAATGGCTGACGCCTCCGCCACCGATGCTCACGGACGTCCTGCCGCTCGATGGTCCGCTCGTCTCTGCTTGGGACTAG